The Nerophis lumbriciformis linkage group LG27, RoL_Nlum_v2.1, whole genome shotgun sequence genome contains the following window.
CGAAGACTCAACATCAGCACCCACAATGCTAAGGTAAAGGAGAACCGAGAGATTTTAAAAGACCTCATCAATGTCACCTGCTTCCTCGCCAAACAGCAACTGGCGTTCCGTGGAAATGATGAAAGTACAGGCTCTACCAATCGTGGTAACTATGTTGAACTCTTGCATGCTATTGCTGAGAAAGATGCCAGGCTGGCTAGGCGTTTGGAGACATCCATTGTATTTTCTggtttgtcaaatagaatacagaATGATTTAGACGAAGCAGTTGGGGATGTCATTAGAAATGACATTAAAAAGGAGATTAGAGCAGCCCCATTTGTTGCTGTAGAAGTGGACGAGACCACAGATGTCACAAACCAAGCTCAGATTTCTGTCATATTACGGTATGTGACTACAACTGAAGCAGGCTGTGAGGTGAGGGAGGCGTTTTTGGGATTTGATGACGTCGGTAATGACAGACGCGCTCCTGCCATTGCTGAGTATGTCCTGGGAGTGTTGAAGAAGTATGACTGTGTTAAAAAGCTTGTGGCTCAGACCTATGATGGGGCCGCTGTAATGGCCTCAGAGCTTAATATCGTGCaagctaaaattaaaaaaagagtgcCCGAAGCCATGTTCACCCACTGTTACGCACACAAGCTGAACTTAGTGCTATTGCATTCAGCAAAGTGCATACCCGAGTGTCGCATGTTTTTTAAAACAGCTGAGGGACTAGCCTCATTTTTCAGCAAGTCCACAAAGTGCACCCACTTGCTGGATGATGTTGTCAAGCGCCGTTTACCCAGAGCAGCGCCCACAAGATGGAGCTCTAACTCTAGGCTGCTGCAGACAATAAGCATGCACCACGATGATCTGCGCTCGTTATTTCGCATCATCATTGAAAATCCTGACAGCTGGGATAATGACACGCTGATGATGGCAGCAGGATACGATCAGTGGCTGTCAAAAGCATCTACATGCTTTCTCCTTATGGTATATGAGGACATTTTCAATAAGACTAATGCACTTTGTAGAGTGCTGCAAAACAAAGTGATGGACATTGAATATTGTCTTGCACGCATCCGTGACACCATTGCAGCTCTCGAGCGCATGAGACTGGAGTTCAAAAGTTCCTGTGACCGATTTGAGAAGAAATGCAGCGCACTTGGCCTGGCAGAGAGTGGAGGCATAGAGTCAATTAGTTTTGAACGAAAACGAGTGTTCTGTAACATTCTGGATGACGTAAGCTATCAAATGAAGGCTAGGTTTTATCATTTTGGTGAGCTGGCTTTCCTTGGTTTGGTTGATTGTTCAAAATTCAGGAAAATGGCAAAACGTTTTGATGACACAAAACTGCAGAGCCTGTCAAAATATGCCAGATTCTTTGACTGTGTGCAACTAAAGGCGGATCTTGTTGGACTGTATAGCTCACAAACGGTGAGGGATGAATGTAAATCTCCTGGACAGCTTCTCAGCTTTTTGATCCAGAATGACCTCATCCAAACTGTTCCTGAGGCGACAAAGTTACTCAAGCTAGTGCTCACTGTTCCAGCTACTACAGCATCGGTGGAGCGGTCATTCTCAGCACTGAAAAGAATCAAAACATACAGTCGGAACAGGACCGATCAAGGACGACTTTCTTCCCTGGCagtgatctccatcgagacagagagacttttaaaactgaagcaaGATAAGGaatacttctataaacaagttatcgatgcttttgttcagaaggagcggcgcatggacttcatttataagtaaaggtaagaccatacgcatgcacctcctggtaccctagcacctccaaaaccttgaaatctagactccaaacatcccagaacaagctagtcagattacttctagacctccaccccagatcccacctcacccctacccacttctccaaagtgggctggctccgagtggaggacagagtaaaacaacttgcactgagcctagtctataaaatccgctacacctccctgataccgaagtacatgtcaaactacttccttaacgtaaatgaccgccataaccacaacaccagggggagctctactaaccacgttaaacccagattccgatctaacaaaggtcttaactcattctctttctatgccacatcaatgtggaatgcactcccaacaggtataaaagaaagggcatctctatcctccttcaaaaccgaaataaaagttcacctccaggcagctacaaccctaaactaacaccctccccggattgttaataatcaaatgtaaacaatcaaatgcagatactttttcttatgccttctgagctctctctctcgctctcgctctctctcgctctctctctgcccactacttgctgtccatatcctaccaagtcagacctaccgtattttccgcactataaggcgcaccggattattagccgcaccttctatgaattacatatttcataattttgtccaccaataagccgccccggactataagccgcgcctacgctgcgctaaagtgaatgtcaaaaaaacgctgcgctaaagtgaatgtcaaaaaaacagtcagatagttcagtcaaactttaataatatattgaaaaccagcgttctaacaactctgtcccaaaatgtacaaatgtgcaatcacaaacatagtaaaattcaaaatggtgtagagcaatagcaacataccggtaatgttgctcgaacgttaatgtcacaacacacaacacacaaaataaacatagcgctcactttctgaagttattcttcattcgtaccggtaaatccttcgaattcttcgtcttcggtgtccgaattgaaaagttgcgctagcgtggcttccaaaatggccggctccgtctcttcgaaatcatcggattcagtgtcgctgttgttgtgcagcagttctgtgaatcctgccttccggaaagctcggaccacagttgtgacagaaatatctgcccaggcatttacaatccactggcagatgttggcgtatgtcgtccggcgttgtctgcccgtcttagtgaaggtgtgttcgccttcggtcatccatttttcccacgcagttcgcagtcgtgatttgaatgccctgttgacaccaatatccagcggttggagttctttggttaatccacccggaatgacggcgagtgttgtatttgtgtgcttcacttgttttttgacaccatctgtgatgtgggcgcgcatagagtcatatatcaacatggacggagcagcgtgaaaaaagccacccggccgcttcgcgtaaacttcccttaaccactcgctcatcttttcttcatccatccatcccttcgagttagcttttatgatgacgccggctggaaaggtctcttttggcaaggtcttccttttgaatatgaccatgggaggaagtttctggccattagcatggcaagctagaaccacagtgaaggacgacttttcattcccagtggtgcgaatattcaccgtacgtgctcccgttgtatcaacagtgcggttcacaggaatatcaaaagtcagtggaacctcgtccatgttgataatgttctctggccggatctttttttccgctatcttctttttacaatatgcacggaaagtagccagcttttctttaaagtcgttaggcagttgctgtgaaacagtggtccgtgtgcggatggagagattgcgtcttttcataaaccgaaaacaccaagaagcaccacctttaaaatcatccaggtgaagttcgcttgctagcgttgttgccttcattcgaatagtgatggtgctgacacttctgcttgctgctctctgctcaacaacccactgttcgagttcgtcctccaactgttgccatcgtgctttgttccctcggaagctctgttttgtcttctttacctggcgcaggtcatcttcttgcttcctccacctacgcaccattgattcatttatgttatattctcttgctgctgctctatttccgtgttcttcggcatgacttattgccttaagtttaaattctgcgttataagcgtgtcgtttagtaggagccattttgtagtctggtctttacagatgtagacaaacaaaggaaatgaaacgaaatatccgcgcgcttctttttcttccgggggcgggcggtagcgcttcctgttctatgggggcgggtgcttaccttggcggttgcttgcgtagaagaagaagcacttcctgttctaccgggaaaaaagatggcggctgtttaccgaagttgcgagatcgaaactttatgaaaattaatcgtaataaagcgcaccgggttataaggcgcactgtcatcttttgagaaaaattgtggtttttaggtgcgccttatagtgcggaaaatacggtacactgttccaatatccatttctctgttctcaattgttgatgactgatgataacaaccaaacctaacccctccaaaccccggattgtaaataattcaatgtgattatcttgtgtgatgactgtattatgatgatagtatatatccgtatcatgaatcaatttaagtggaccccgacttaaacaagttgaaaaacttattggggtgttaccatttagtggtcaattgtacggaatatgtacttcactgtgcaacctactaataaaagtctcaatcaatcaatcaataaagtaAGAT
Protein-coding sequences here:
- the LOC133570151 gene encoding zinc finger MYM-type protein 1-like; translated protein: MWVRTTVKYEEKERQHQLMDSEVVLHRTDVQQPPYIKEEEEDPHPPHIKEEEEDPQPPHIKEKEGECWITQNSISKIKQFSKLDFQSKQELIIKGRPMPELKGLLQTSGQETRSFQTAWYTRKGWLCGCPERNRLFCFSCLLFSSCDNIWTQMGYCDLKNLQRSLTKHERTTTHIQSQIALKTFGMSRIDLALDEQRRLNISTHNAKVKENREILKDLINVTCFLAKQQLAFRGNDESTGSTNRGNYVELLHAIAEKDARLARRLETSIVFSGLSNRIQNDLDEAVGDVIRNDIKKEIRAAPFVAVEVDETTDVTNQAQISVILRYVTTTEAGCEVREAFLGFDDVGNDRRAPAIAEYVLGVLKKYDCVKKLVAQTYDGAAVMASELNIVQAKIKKRVPEAMFTHCYAHKLNLVLLHSAKCIPECRMFFKTAEGLASFFSKSTKCTHLLDDVVKRRLPRAAPTRWSSNSRLLQTISMHHDDLRSLFRIIIENPDSWDNDTLMMAAGYDQWLSKASTCFLLMVYEDIFNKTNALCRVLQNKVMDIEYCLARIRDTIAALERMRLEFKSSCDRFEKKCSALGLAESGGIESISFERKRVFCNILDDVSYQMKARFYHFGELAFLGLVDCSKFRKMAKRFDDTKLQSLSKYARFFDCVQLKADLVGLYSSQTVRDECKSPGQLLSFLIQNDLIQTVPEATKLLKLVLTVPATTASVERSFSALKRIKTYSRNRTDQGRLSSLAVISIETERLLKLKQDKEYFYKQVIDAFVQKERRMDFIYK